TCAACATAGTCGAATTTCTTCTCGAGCTCAACCTTTTTTTGTCGATAGGGATCGAGGACTTCGTGTAGTTTTTGTAATAGCGTTTTTTTGGCATCTCCATAACCAAATCCGCCGGCCGTGTATTTGTCGCGGAGGTTGGCAAGTTCTTGCGGGGTGGCAAAATAGCGATACAGTTTGAACACATTGCACTTTTCTGGATCCTTGGGCTGTTCGAGGGGAGTGGAATCGGTCACCACACTCATCACGGCTTTTTTAAGGCTCGCGTCATCGCCAAAAAGCGGAATCGTATTTCCGTAACTTTTGCTCATTTTTTCGCCGTCGGTTCCGGTCACGGTTTGAACGGTTTCATCGATGTCGGGTTCTGGGAGTTTGAAAACTTCTCCAAATATTTGATTGAATTTTTCAGCCAAGTCGCGTGCCACTTCCACGTGTTGTTTTTGATCTTTTCCCACCGGCACTTTATCGGGTTTGTAGAGAAGAATGTCCGCGGACATGAGAATTGGGTAGGTGAAAAGTCCAATTGTGGCTTCTTTTTTACCTTTGGCTTTGGCGTCTTTCCAGGCGTGGCAGCGTTCCATGAGGCCCATGGGAGTGATGGCGGAGAGAATCCACAGGAGTTGCGCGTGTTCTGGGATGTCGCTTTGGCGAAAGAAGGTTGTTTTTTTTGGGTCCAGCCCAATGGCGAGGTAGTCGGCGGCGAGTTCATGAGTGAGTTGGCGAAGTTTTTTGCCGTCGCGGATGGTGGTGAGCGCGTGATAATTCGCAATAAAAATAAAGGATTCGGATTGGGTTTGATACGCGACATGACGCTTCATGGCTCCGAGAAAATTGCCGAGATGCGGTGCGCCACTGGGTTGAAC
This genomic interval from Candidatus Gracilibacteria bacterium contains the following:
- the trpS gene encoding tryptophan--tRNA ligase, which translates into the protein MRILSGVQPSGAPHLGNFLGAMKRHVAYQTQSESFIFIANYHALTTIRDGKKLRQLTHELAADYLAIGLDPKKTTFFRQSDIPEHAQLLWILSAITPMGLMERCHAWKDAKAKGKKEATIGLFTYPILMSADILLYKPDKVPVGKDQKQHVEVARDLAEKFNQIFGEVFKLPEPDIDETVQTVTGTDGEKMSKSYGNTIPLFGDDASLKKAVMSVVTDSTPLEQPKDPEKCNVFKLYRYFATPQELANLRDKYTAGGFGYGDAKKTLLQKLHEVLDPYRQKKVELEKKFDYVEDVLKDGANRARGLAQKTLEEVREKVGL